ACGGGTGTCCCGACCCAGCAGGATGATCGCCGAAACAAGCCCCTATGTTTCGGGTTTCGACAATATCGGTCCTGGCGTGGTTGTGGCGCAAGGCACTTGTGCGCCGATCGGCGCGCCGGGTCACGCGGCGGTGACTACTCCGCGACGAGTTGACGCAACAGCGGACCGTACTCCGGATGCGCCAGCGCCGAGGCGAATTGCGCGGTCAGATAGTCGGCCGGATTGCCGGTGTCGTACCAGCGACCCCGAATGACCTGGCCGTACACCGGATTCGAGGCGGCGAAGATATTGATGGCGTCGGTCAGGTACACCTCGCCGGTGCGGTGGGTGTACCAGTCGTCGACCTGCCGGCGCAGCTCGGCGATGATGCCGGGGGTGACCACATAGCCGCCGATGGCCGCGTAGGCCGACGGCGCGTCGGTGGTCTTGGGCTTCTCCTTGAGACCGCTGATGCGCATCAGGCCCTCGTCGACGGTCTCCTCCACCACCGGCACGCCGTAGCGCTGCGATTCGGCCGGATCCATCGGCATGAGCGCCAGCACCGGCGCGCCGGTCTTCTCGTAGGCGTCCACCAGCTGCTGGGCGCGCGGCACCTCGGCGACGAAGACGTCGTCGGGCCACAGCACCAGCATGGGTTCGTCGCCGAGGGTGCGGGCGGCATTGAGCACGGGGGTGCCGTTGCCGTAGGGGCCGTGCTGGTCGAGATAGGTGATGTGCCCGGCGCGCCCGAGTTCGCCGACCTCCTCGACGGCGTCGGCGTAGGCGGCCTTGCCGTCGGCGCGCAACTGCGCCACCAGCGCCGGGTTGGGGCGGAAGTGATCCTGGATCAACGACTTTCCGCCGCTGACGACGATGGTGATGTCGGTGATGCCGGAGGCCACGAGTTCGCGCACGGTGTGTTCGATGACCGGCTTGTCGCCCACCGGCAGCATTTCCTTCGGGATCGCCTTGGTCAGCGGCAGCAGTCGCGAACCGATGCCTGCGGCGGGGATCACGGCCTTGCGAATCGTCATGGCTCGATCATCACACACGGGAACGAACGGACCTGTCGGTAGCCGCTTGTAGATTTCCCGGTGTGAATACGTCCGCCGATTCCACGAACCCGGGCATCGTGCCTGGTGGAGACAGTGGAACCCGGGCCGCGGGACAGCGCCGCTGGGTGCTGCACATCGATATGGACGCCTTTTTCGCCTCGGTGGAACAGCTCACCCGCCCGACCCTGCGCGGGCGCCCGGTCCTGGTGGGCGGCATGGGCGGGCGCGGCGTGGTGGCCGGGGCCAGCTACGAGGCGCGCGTGTTCGGGGCGCGCTCGGCCATGCCCATGCATCAGGCGCGACGGCTGGTCGGCGGCGCGGCGGTGGTGATCCCGCCGCGCGGGGTGGTGTACGGCGAACTCAGCGGGCAGGTGTTCGAGACGCTGCGGGCGAAGATCCCGGTGCTCGAGACGCTGTCCTTCGACGAGGCGTTCGGCGAGCCCGCCGAACTCGCCGGCGCCACGCCGCAGCGAGTCCTCGAATTCTGTGAGGAGCTGCGCCGATCCGTGCGCGAGCGCACCGGCCTGGTCGCCTCGGTGGGCGCGGGCAGCGGCAAACAGCTCGCCAAGATCGCCTCCGGACTGGCCAAACCCGATGGCGTGCGGGTGATTCCGGCGACCGAACAGGACCGGTTCCTGTCCGCGCTGCCGGTGCGCAAACTGTGGGGCATCGGCCCGGTCGCCGAAAGCCGTTTGCGCTCACTGGGAATCGAGACGGTGGGGGCGCTGGCCGCGCTGCCGGAATCCGAGGCTTCCTCGATCCTGGGCGGCAGCATCGGGGTGGCGCTGCACCGCCTGGCCCGCGGCATCGACGACCGGCCGGTGGCCGAGCGCGCCGAGGCCAAGCAGATCAGCGCCGAAACCACCTACGAGACAGACATTCTCACCCTCGCCCAGCTGCGGCCCGCCATCGAGGGGATGGCGGCCGCGGCGCATCGGCGGCTGGCGGCCGACGGGCGGGCGGCGCGCACGGTGGTGCTGAAACTCAAACGCGCCGATATGAGCATCCTCACCCGTTCCTCGACGCTGCCCTACGCCACCGAGGATCTGATCACCCTCACCGCCGCCGCCCAGCGCTCGGCCCTGGATCCGGCGGAGATCGGTCCAATTCGCCTGGTGGGCGTGGGTTTCGCGGGTTTGTCGGAAATTCGGCAGGAGTCGTTGTTCCCGGAATTGGATCAGACCGTCGCCCCGGACGGCGTGGTGTCGGAGGAGCCGGTGTTCGCGGTGCCGGAGGCGCCGGAAGCGGTGGTGCCGCCCGCAACTCGCTCCTATGCCGTCGGAAACTGGTATCCCGGGCTCGATGTCGAGCATCCCGACTACGGGCACGGCTGGGTGCAGGGCGCGGGCCACGGCGTGGTGACCGTGCGCTTCGAAACCCGTTCGACGGGACCGGGTCCGGCGCGCACCTTCGCCGCCGAGGACGCGGACCTGCGCCGCGCCGACCCGCTCGCCAGTCTGGAATGACTTCGGTGGCGCGGGGTGTGACCCACGTCGGCCTGCGGTGATACCGCTGCGGCATATTTGCGCCAATTATGAGGATTCAGACTGAAAATGCCGCGCCATCACGGACGAAGGCGGTTTCCGTGACGCGGCGTTGGTAGTGTCGCCAGTCGTGCGGCGCCCCGGGGTTTGGGTATAGCTGTCACATTGTCGAACGGACCTACTCGAACGCAAAGGACGAGCAGTTGAAGTTTCAGAAGACTGGACGCATCGCGGTCGCCGCTCTGGCCGTCGTGACCGTACTCGGGCTGTCGGCGTGTGGCAGCGGTGACAAGAAGGACAGCAAGCCCGCCAAGACCTCGACCTCGCAGACCACCTCGGCCGCGCAGGGCAACTACCCGCCGGCCCCGAGCGCGGCGGATCTGAACGCGGAGCTGCAGAAGGCGCTCGACCCGAGCGTGCCGGACTCGGAGAAGCTGGACATGATGCAGGGCGTCGCGGCCGACCCGTCGCTGCCCAGCCGCCTGGCCGAGGCATACAAGCAGAACAACGCCACCATCACCGTCACGAATGTGACCGATCTCGGCAACGGCACCCTCACCGCCGACGGCACCATCGCCGTCAACGGCGGTCAGCCGCAGCAGGTCACCGTGCCGTTCGTGGCCGAGGACGGCAAGTGGAAGGTCCAGAAGGAGTGGATCTGCAACGCGCTGCAGCTGGCCAACCAGACTTCCCCGGCCTGCACCAGCTAGTTCTCGCGGGACCGGCCCGGCATCGCGCGCGATGCCGGGCCCGGACGGGGAGGGGATTGGCTGTGAAGGTGGACAGGGGGGAGCGGCGGATGGTGAGTTCCGCTTAGGATCGTCGGTCGTGACCGACGTGTTGGAGAAGGCGGGGCAGGATTCCGCCGGGAGTGCTGGTGCTGAACCCGAGAGACGGATTCGAGGGGGATGGGCCCGGCCGCTCGCTCTGATCGCCGGCCTGGTGGCGGTGCTCGCCGCACTGGCGGTGCCATTGCTACCCGTGAAGGTCGATCACACGATTGTGACTTGGCCGCAGGGCAATTCGACGCAGAGCATCGAGGCTCCGCTGGTGTCCTACGCACCCCTGACCTTCGATGCCACCATTCCCTGTACGGCGGTGACCCAGTTGGGGGCCAAGGGCGGCACGCTCGCCGCCACCGCGCCCAATGGCGCGCCGGATCTCGAACGCTACGGTTTCGTGGCCCGCGTCACCGCGGCCGCCACCGCCGACGGGGTGAGCACCCCCGGCAAGCTCGAGGCGATCACCCATCACAAGACGCTGGTGAGCATTCCCACCGATCAGCTGCCGGCGGGCTGCGCTCTCACCGTCCACTCGGATATGACGGCCACCACCGCCACCCTGACCGGCGCCACGGTCGCCCCGGTCACGCTGAACGGTGATTACCGCCCGCAGCTGGTCGGCGTGTTCAGCGATCTGACGGTCTCCGACGGCGCCACGGTCA
This sequence is a window from Nocardia yunnanensis. Protein-coding genes within it:
- a CDS encoding DNA polymerase IV; this translates as MDAFFASVEQLTRPTLRGRPVLVGGMGGRGVVAGASYEARVFGARSAMPMHQARRLVGGAAVVIPPRGVVYGELSGQVFETLRAKIPVLETLSFDEAFGEPAELAGATPQRVLEFCEELRRSVRERTGLVASVGAGSGKQLAKIASGLAKPDGVRVIPATEQDRFLSALPVRKLWGIGPVAESRLRSLGIETVGALAALPESEASSILGGSIGVALHRLARGIDDRPVAERAEAKQISAETTYETDILTLAQLRPAIEGMAAAAHRRLAADGRAARTVVLKLKRADMSILTRSSTLPYATEDLITLTAAAQRSALDPAEIGPIRLVGVGFAGLSEIRQESLFPELDQTVAPDGVVSEEPVFAVPEAPEAVVPPATRSYAVGNWYPGLDVEHPDYGHGWVQGAGHGVVTVRFETRSTGPGPARTFAAEDADLRRADPLASLE
- a CDS encoding UTP--glucose-1-phosphate uridylyltransferase, whose product is MTIRKAVIPAAGIGSRLLPLTKAIPKEMLPVGDKPVIEHTVRELVASGITDITIVVSGGKSLIQDHFRPNPALVAQLRADGKAAYADAVEEVGELGRAGHITYLDQHGPYGNGTPVLNAARTLGDEPMLVLWPDDVFVAEVPRAQQLVDAYEKTGAPVLALMPMDPAESQRYGVPVVEETVDEGLMRISGLKEKPKTTDAPSAYAAIGGYVVTPGIIAELRRQVDDWYTHRTGEVYLTDAINIFAASNPVYGQVIRGRWYDTGNPADYLTAQFASALAHPEYGPLLRQLVAE